In gamma proteobacterium HIMB55, the genomic stretch CAACCAGGGTCAGCGAGTGTTACGATCAAGCTTCGATTTGGCTTATGCTCGACCCATGGCTTGTGGAGGATCTTGAGATAATTTAGAGCCAGTAGGTGGTTTTGGTCATAACTTGGCTGACGCCTCGCATCGCTCGCTTTAGAGGTGCTGAGAACTCTTGACCACCCTGCTCGAGTGCGTGCGCTCCATGCCGTTCTTCCTCCTCGAGCATCTTCTGAAGCACGAGCTGGGACTTGCGGTCGTCCTCTGGAAGCTTTTGCAGATGCTCTTTCAGGTGCGCTGCCACGCCTTCTTCCGTTGCGTGAACAAAGCCAAGGCTGACTTTGTCACCAATAGCGCCGGTAAGCGCACCCAGAGCATAAGAACTTGCGAAGAAAAGAGGATTAAGTCGGCTGGTATGCGTACCCAGTGCATCTAAACGTTCTTCACACCAGTCGAGGTGATCTTTCTCTTCCTGCGCGGCTGCCAGTAGCGCCTCTCGAGTTTCTTCCGATTTGGCCACGAGAGCTTGGCCTCGGTAGAGCGCCTGCGCGCAGACTTCGCCGGTGTGGTTGATGCGCATTAGGCCACCTGCATGCTGACGCTCGGCATCCGTTAGATCTGCCTCGCTATGATCAGTGGCTGGGGAGGGACGCTCACCCGACAGCGACCCTGTGCCCGAGCTCACCTCGCGCAGCGCGGTATCCACGGTTGCGATCAATCGATCTAGGCTGGTGAGTCGTCTCTGCATATCGGCGTTCTATTTTTCTCGCTATGTTTCTTGGTTTGCAAGGTTAACGTGCTAGCGCCCGCCAACCAATATCGGTTCGATACTTCATGCCTTCCCACTGAATAGATTCAATGGCTTGGTATGCGGCAGTTGCTGCATCACCCAGCGAAGCGCCTCGCGCGGTAACGCAGAGCACGCGTCCACCTGAGGTGACCGTTGTATCGTCGGCAATCGCCGTTCCAGCGTGGAAAACCTTAACGCCTTGCGGCTCACTGCCAAGACCCGCAATGGGCAAGCCAGTAGGGCTGGAAGAGGGGTAATGCTCTGATGCGAGTACAACCCCGATCGTGGCATCGCTACTCCAAGTGACGGTCTCGCTGGGTAAGCGTCCCTTGCAGGCAGCGAGGCAGTGTGACGCAAGGTCAGACTCAAGACGCATCATAATAGGCTGCGTCTCTGGGTCACCAAAGCGGCAATTGAATTCGATCACTTTGGGTGCGCCTGATGCGTCAATCATTAATCCCGCGTACAAGAAACCCCGATAGCGATTGCCATCTGCCAACATACCGTTCACCGTTGGGTGGATGATCTCGCTCATCACTCGCTCGTAGACAGCATCGGTCACCACGGGTGCTGGCGAGTAAGCGCCCATACCGCCAGTGTTAGGCCCCGTATCACCCTCACCAACACGCTTGTGGTCCTGCGATGTCGCCATGGGAATCACATCGGTGCCATCCACCATCACAATAAAGCTCGCCTCTTCACCTGCGAGGAATTCTTCGATCACGACCCGCGCACCTGCGTCACCAAAAGCATTGCCAGATAGCATGTCGCGCACAGCAGCTTCCGCCTCATCGACAGACATAGCCACGATGACACCTTTGCCCGCAGCAAGACCATCGGCTTTTACCACGATCGGTGAACCTTGAGCCTGAATATAGGCGCAGGCCGCATCGGGATCCGTAAAGGTCTCGTAAGCACCGGTTGGGATCTTGTGCCGAGCAAGAAACTCCTTAGTAAAGGCTTTCGAGCCCTCAAGTTGTGCAGCAGCGGCAGAGGGACCAAAACAATGAAGTCCTTCACCTTCGAAGAAATCGACAATGCCATTCACTAAGGGTGCCTCAGGGCCGACAACCGTGAGTTCACAATTATTTTCCTTGGCAAAGCTCGCGAGGGCAGCGAAATCACTCGCATCGACTGAGATATTCTCCAGCTTGGGCTCGGTCACCGTTCCAGCGTTGCCTGGGGCAACAAAAACCGTCTTCACCTGACTTGATTGGGCTAATTTCCACGCTAGTGCATGCTCGCGACCACCGCCGCCTATCATCAATACGTTCATATCAGTGTCTGAAGTGCCTCACACCCGTAAATACCATGGCGATACCCGCCTCGTTTGCCGCTGCAATGATTTCATCGTCTCTTATCGAGCCGCCGGGTTGAATGACAGCTTTGATGCCACGTTCAGCGGCGTTATCAATTCCATCTCGAAAGGGGAAGAACGCATCTGATGCCATTACCGCACCGGCCACTTCGAGGCCCGCGTGCTCGGCTTTGATGGCGGCGATTCGTGCGGAGTTCACGCGGGACATTTGTCCAGCACCCACACCGATGGTGCGCTCATTCGATGCATAAATGATGGCATTGGACTTCACGAATTTAGCCACACGCCACGCAAAGAGCATATCGCGCATCTCTTGCTCGCTAGGAGCACGCTCAGACACAACCGTAAGATCGTCCTCGGCAATAACGTGGTCATCGCGGTCTTGAATCAACAAGCCGCCATTTACCTTTTTCAGATCCCACGTTGGAGAGCGCTCGCCCCAATATCCGGTAGACATAACACGCACATTGGGTTTTCCGCTGGCAGCCTCAAGTGCAGAAGCCTCGATCTCGGGCGCGGTGATGACTTCGACAAACTGTGAGTCGATGATCGTAGAAAGTGTCTCTGCATCGAGGGCTCTGTTGAACGCGATGATGCCGCCGAAGGCTGATTCGGTATCGGTCTCGAATGCCAGCTTGTAAGCATCAAGTAGTGTATCGGCTGTGGCAACGCCGCATGGGTTGGCGTGCTTCACAATGACGCATGCGGGCTGGTCAAAGGATTTTACGCACTCTATCGCCGCATCCGCGTCGGCTACGTTGTTATAGCTAAGGGGTTTACCCTGGTGCAGCGTCGCTGTGCCAACACCTGCTTCCGTGGCATTTCTATCGGTATAGAACGCAGCGTTTTGATGAGGGTTTTCGCCGTAACGCATCACTGATCTGCGGGCAAATTGGAAGTTGGCCGTCCTTGGGAAATCGCTCAATTCATCATCATCGAGACGCTTTCCGAGATAATTGGCAATAGCACCATCGTAGCCGGCAGTATGTTCGAATGCTTTGACGGCCAGATCGAATCGAAGAGCATCTGAGGTGCCTCCATGACCTGCAAGTTCTGATAGAACGCGCTCAAAGTCGCTGTTATCGACCACTATTGTCACGTCGCGGTGATTTTTAGCGGCAGCTCGTACCATTGTGGGTCCGCCGATATCGATGTTTTCGATCGCGTCGGCGAGGCTGCAATCTGGATTCGCTACAGTTGCCTCGAAGGGGTAAAGGTTAACCACCACTAGATCGATCGCACCGATTTCGTTATTCGTCATTACCTCATCATCGGTTCCGCGTCGCCCTAATATACCGCCATGGATTTTCGGGTGCAGTGTCTTGACGCGACCATCCATCATTTCGGGGAAACCTGTGTGGTCAGACACCTCGGTAACAGGTACACCCTCTGACACCAAAAGGCGGCAGGTACCGCCAGTTGAGAGGATTTGAACGCCTTGATCTGCCAATCCTTGAGCGAAGGGGACAACGCCGGTTTTGTCGGAGACGCTAATTAACGCGCGCTTAATGGGGGCGATTCTCGCCTCGGTCATAATGGTTTCCTTACCTTGCAATTGCTTTGCATCGTGTAGTGTCTACTCTGAGTTTATTAGGTGTTAGAGCAGATTGTGTTGCCGTAATTTTTTACGCAGTGTGCCTCTGTTAAGGCCGAGTAATTCAGAAGCACGGCTTTGATTGCCTCCGCAGTACTCTAAGACTACGCGAAGAAGCGGCTCCTCGACTT encodes the following:
- a CDS encoding phosphoribosylamine--glycine ligase (PFAM: Phosphoribosylglycinamide synthetase, N domain; Phosphoribosylglycinamide synthetase, ATP-grasp (A) domain; Phosphoribosylglycinamide synthetase, C domain~TIGRFAM: phosphoribosylamine--glycine ligase) is translated as MNVLMIGGGGREHALAWKLAQSSQVKTVFVAPGNAGTVTEPKLENISVDASDFAALASFAKENNCELTVVGPEAPLVNGIVDFFEGEGLHCFGPSAAAAQLEGSKAFTKEFLARHKIPTGAYETFTDPDAACAYIQAQGSPIVVKADGLAAGKGVIVAMSVDEAEAAVRDMLSGNAFGDAGARVVIEEFLAGEEASFIVMVDGTDVIPMATSQDHKRVGEGDTGPNTGGMGAYSPAPVVTDAVYERVMSEIIHPTVNGMLADGNRYRGFLYAGLMIDASGAPKVIEFNCRFGDPETQPIMMRLESDLASHCLAACKGRLPSETVTWSSDATIGVVLASEHYPSSSPTGLPIAGLGSEPQGVKVFHAGTAIADDTTVTSGGRVLCVTARGASLGDAATAAYQAIESIQWEGMKYRTDIGWRALAR
- a CDS encoding phosphoribosylaminoimidazolecarboxamide formyltransferase/IMP cyclohydrolase (PFAM: AICARFT/IMPCHase bienzyme; MGS-like domain~TIGRFAM: phosphoribosylaminoimidazolecarboxamide formyltransferase/IMP cyclohydrolase), with the translated sequence MTEARIAPIKRALISVSDKTGVVPFAQGLADQGVQILSTGGTCRLLVSEGVPVTEVSDHTGFPEMMDGRVKTLHPKIHGGILGRRGTDDEVMTNNEIGAIDLVVVNLYPFEATVANPDCSLADAIENIDIGGPTMVRAAAKNHRDVTIVVDNSDFERVLSELAGHGGTSDALRFDLAVKAFEHTAGYDGAIANYLGKRLDDDELSDFPRTANFQFARRSVMRYGENPHQNAAFYTDRNATEAGVGTATLHQGKPLSYNNVADADAAIECVKSFDQPACVIVKHANPCGVATADTLLDAYKLAFETDTESAFGGIIAFNRALDAETLSTIIDSQFVEVITAPEIEASALEAASGKPNVRVMSTGYWGERSPTWDLKKVNGGLLIQDRDDHVIAEDDLTVVSERAPSEQEMRDMLFAWRVAKFVKSNAIIYASNERTIGVGAGQMSRVNSARIAAIKAEHAGLEVAGAVMASDAFFPFRDGIDNAAERGIKAVIQPGGSIRDDEIIAAANEAGIAMVFTGVRHFRH
- a CDS encoding ubiquinone biosynthesis protein COQ7 (PFAM: Ubiquinone biosynthesis protein COQ7); its protein translation is MQRRLTSLDRLIATVDTALREVSSGTGSLSGERPSPATDHSEADLTDAERQHAGGLMRINHTGEVCAQALYRGQALVAKSEETREALLAAAQEEKDHLDWCEERLDALGTHTSRLNPLFFASSYALGALTGAIGDKVSLGFVHATEEGVAAHLKEHLQKLPEDDRKSQLVLQKMLEEEERHGAHALEQGGQEFSAPLKRAMRGVSQVMTKTTYWL